The Rothia sp. SD9660Na DNA segment TCGGCAAGAAGCCGGCACCGGCGTCCGCCCATGCAGAAGACCGGGGGCAGGACGCCGGTGAACAGCAGGCACCCACCCCCGCGTTTTCAGTAGTGCGGGGTAACCCCACCGAAGAAGAGCTGGCTGCGCTGACCAGCGTCGTGGTGGCTCTGCAGGCCCAGGCCGACTCCCAGCAGGAGACCGCGCTGGAAATATGGCAGCGCCGCCTCAACCACACCCAGCGCCTAGGTATGCGACTGCGCCCAGGGCCAGGCTCCTGGAAGCGGGCCCGCCCCCAGTAGTTCCCCCACTCAGCTCCCTGTTTTCTGGGTCACAGTAATCTAGAATGGGGTGTATGACACTACACCCAGATTTACCCGAAATTTTTAAGGCCGACCGCACCCAGACCAAGGTCGACCGTATTGCCAACGACTACTACGAGAAGACCCTGGAACTAGACCCGGCAGCGGCCACTATCGAGGGCCGCAAGGGGCGGGAAACCGAGTACCCCGACTACTCCCCCGCCGGCACCCAGGCCGAGATCGACCTAGCCCGTGCAACCTTAGAAGCTCTTGAGTCCGTTGAACCGGCTGATGATATCGACCGGGTCACCATCGATGCTATGCGCGAACGGCTGGGGCTGAAACTTGAACTTCACCAAGCTGGCTTGGGCGACTGGGAACTCAACAACATCGCATCCCCTGTTCAGGGCATCCGAGCTATCTTTGACCTGATGAACCGCGAAACTGCCGAAGATTGGGGGCACATTGCTGGCCGCCTGGGTAATGTCGCAGAGGCGGTTCGCGGTTATATCGAGACCCTAGAAGCCGCCCGCATCTCAGGTAAGGTGGCAGCGGTTCGTCAGGTCGATATCGTTATCGAGCAGGTAGCCACCTACGTTGCAGAGGGCGGTTTCTTCGACGCTCTGGCAAGCGAGGTAGCCGAAGCTGCCCCCGAGCAGGCCGACCGTGCTACCCAGGGGGCGGCGTCCGCCAAGGAAGGCTACCGCGAACTTCTTACCTACCTCAAAGACACCCTGCGCCCCGACGCACCCGAGGCAGATGCTGTGGGCCGCGAGCGCTACTCCCTTTACTCCCGTCAGTTTGTAGGCACCACCCTCGATCTGGAGGAGACCTACGCCTGGGGTATCGAGGAACTGGGCCGGATTATCGCAGCCCAGCAGGAGGTTGCCGAAGCCATCAAGCCCGGTGCCACCATTGACGAGGCAAAGGCCCTGCTCGATGCTGACCCCAAACGCACCCTCAACGGCACCGATGAGCTCCAGGCCTGGATGCAGAAGCTGTCCGACGCCGCCGTTGACTACCTAGCCCAAGAGCACTTCACCATCGAAGGCCCCCTGCGCAAGCTCGAGTGCATGATTGCCCCCACCCAGGAGGGCGGTATCTACTACACTGGCCCGTCCGCCGACTTTGAGCGTGCCGGTCGTATGTGGTGGTCGGTGCCCGAAGGTGAAGATACCTTTGGCACCTGGCGAGAGACCTCAACCGTCTACCACGAGGGTGTGCCCGGCCACCACCTGCAGGTTGCCTACGCCACCGCTATGGCCGAGGCTCTGAACCAGTGGCGGGCTAACGCTGTGTGGGTTTCGGGCCACGGCGAGGGTTGGGCTCTGTATGCTGAGCGTCTCATGGACGAGCTGGGCTACCTCTCTGACCCCGGCGACCGCATGGGTATGCTCGATGCCCAGCGCCTGCGCGCTGCCCGCGTGGTCTTCGACATCGGCCTGCACTGCGGCTTTGAGATCCCCGAACGCTGGGTCACTGAGCTGGGTATCGAGCCGGGCATCTGGGACGCAGAGAAGGGCTATAAGTTCCTGGAAGCCAACCTCGATATCTCTGAGGGTCAGCGCCGCTTCGAGTTCCTGCGCTACCTGGGCTGGCCGGGTCAGGCCCCCTCCTACAAGGTGGGTGAGCGAGTTTGGTTGCAGCTGCGTGAGGACGCCCGTGCCGCCGGAGTCTCTGACCGCGACTTCCACACCCGGGCGCTCAAACTGGGCTCAGTCGGGCTTGATACCCTGCGCCGGGCACTAGCTGTTTAGCCTGAGCAAGAGAACAAGGGGGCGGGCCCTGTACACCGACCGGTGTGCAGGGCCCGCCCTCTGCTATGTGGTAGCGGAGTGTTAGGACGCTGCCGTGGCAGGTACCTGCGGTGCCTCACCTAGGCGGGCGTAGACGTCCTCAGCTACAAACCCGCCCTCGGTACGGGGAGCGTTGTAGAGCTCCTCGTTGAGAATACCCTCGCGCTTGGCGACAATCAGGGCTACCAGGGCCTGGCCTGCGACGTTGACGGCAGTACGGCCCATGTCGATGATGGGGTCGATAGCCAGCAGCAGGCCAACGCCGTCGAGGGGCAGGCCCAGGGTGGAGAGGGTGAGGGTGAGCATGACCGTTGCACCGGTGGTTCCGGCAGTAGCGGTGGAGCCTAGCACCGAGACCATGATGATGAGCAGGTAGTGGGTAAAGTTCAGGTCGATGCCGTAGAACTGGGCCACAAACAGTGCTGCCAACGCGGGGTAGACCGCGGCGCAGCCGTCCATCTTAGTGGTGGAGCCCAGGGGCACCGCAAAGGAGGCGTAGGCGCGAGGTACACCAAAGTTACGCTCAGCTACAGACTGGGTCAGGGGCATAGTTCCCATGGATGAGCGGGAGACAAAGCCCATCT contains these protein-coding regions:
- a CDS encoding acyl-CoA carboxylase subunit epsilon, yielding MATPNPLSLLGFGKKPAPASAHAEDRGQDAGEQQAPTPAFSVVRGNPTEEELAALTSVVVALQAQADSQQETALEIWQRRLNHTQRLGMRLRPGPGSWKRARPQ
- a CDS encoding DUF885 domain-containing protein, translating into MTLHPDLPEIFKADRTQTKVDRIANDYYEKTLELDPAAATIEGRKGRETEYPDYSPAGTQAEIDLARATLEALESVEPADDIDRVTIDAMRERLGLKLELHQAGLGDWELNNIASPVQGIRAIFDLMNRETAEDWGHIAGRLGNVAEAVRGYIETLEAARISGKVAAVRQVDIVIEQVATYVAEGGFFDALASEVAEAAPEQADRATQGAASAKEGYRELLTYLKDTLRPDAPEADAVGRERYSLYSRQFVGTTLDLEETYAWGIEELGRIIAAQQEVAEAIKPGATIDEAKALLDADPKRTLNGTDELQAWMQKLSDAAVDYLAQEHFTIEGPLRKLECMIAPTQEGGIYYTGPSADFERAGRMWWSVPEGEDTFGTWRETSTVYHEGVPGHHLQVAYATAMAEALNQWRANAVWVSGHGEGWALYAERLMDELGYLSDPGDRMGMLDAQRLRAARVVFDIGLHCGFEIPERWVTELGIEPGIWDAEKGYKFLEANLDISEGQRRFEFLRYLGWPGQAPSYKVGERVWLQLREDARAAGVSDRDFHTRALKLGSVGLDTLRRALAV